A region from the Triticum urartu cultivar G1812 chromosome 1, Tu2.1, whole genome shotgun sequence genome encodes:
- the LOC125533111 gene encoding gibberellin 2-beta-dioxygenase 3-like: MHNGIFPIVYHLRTQSSGQGARALARGGRALAPPLPDTDSLFVNVGDSLQVLTNGRFRSVKHRVVAPAEGQQSRLSVIYFGGPAPTQRIAPLPELMREGEQSLYREFTWAEYKKAAYKSRLGDHRLGPFELPAAAASEESTTKANHRCSSNAAVQAPAPAPHVARVH, encoded by the exons ATGCATAATGGGATTTTCCCCATTGTTTATCACCTGCGAACGCAGTCCTCTGGCCAGGGAGCCCGGGCACTTGCCCGGGGTGGCCGGGCGCTAGCTCCGCCACTGCCCGACACCGATTCCCTCTTCGTCAACGTCGGGGACTCCCTCCAG GTGCTGACGAACGGGCGGTTCCGGAGCGTGAAGCACCGGGTGGTGGCGCCGGCGGAGGGGCAGCAGTCGCGGCTGTCGGTGATCTACTTCGGCGGACCGGCGCCGACACAGCGGATCGCGCCGCTGCCGGAGCTGATGCGGGAAGGGGAGCAGAGCCTGTACAGGGAGTTCACCTGGGCCGAGTACAAGAAGGCCGCCTACAAGTCCCGCCTTGGTGACCACCGCCTCGGCCCCTTCGAGCTACCTGCCGCAGCCGCCTCGGAAGAATCCactaccaaggccaaccaccgcTGCAGCAGCAACGCCGCCGTCcaggcgccggcgccggcgcctcACGTGGCACGAGTGCACTAG